The genomic DNA CGAACCATGGCGTTTGACATTAAACACCTTTGGTTTAAGGGTCGGACGACTTGCAACAGCAATGAACAAGAGAGGTAGCATACACAAAGTCTTTAACGCATAAACAACTGAAGTcattttaccttttttgtttagGGTATAAggagatataaaaaaattcttgcTTATCAATACTTGTAGTTGTTGTATAGGAGACAATGAGAAGTGTTGGCCTTTATTTGCTTATATAGGTTTGGCATTGCTCGACAAACAGTAAAAAAGAACTTGATTTTTGTTATTGATTAGTTTTTGAAGTTGGTTAGTTTCGTTTGTAACGATGGTGATTGGTTAGTATCTTGTTATGAagatttttatatgtatatgatttcgttttttgtttcctcttaaaacacaatctttaattttgaaaatatgccAATCAGATTTAActataaattggtttttttgcaaaaaataacaaaacaaaatgtattcCAAATACATTCTTTAacatttgttcatattttagtggatctcaaaaactatttttgcccaaaaatgagaacaagaaaaacaaatatatttcctCTATAACCATTTTCACCAAATCCGGATTTGAACCTAGTTTTTTCCAAGAAAACCGTATAATTTGGCCATTGGGCAAACGATCAGCTAGGCCTGGACAAAAAAACCggacccgaaaacccgaaccggAACCGACCCAAAAATATggacccgaatccgaacccggaACCGGTAGAATACCCTATTGGGTCCTAATCTCCTAAATCCGAAGAACCGGAACCGAACCAAGAACCGAATGGATACCCGACAAACccgaaataaaataatatacataaaatactagttatatatatatatatatatatattataacatagttattcaaagatacaacttaaaattcaaaaatactAGTTTTTCCTAGattaaaatactcaaaataaccaaaattatattgaaatgtttagctatatttttttaaaaattaaccaattttaaaaaatttaattttaatatttaacattaaaatttccGGGTAATCGGGTAAAATTCAGGTTATCGGGTTAAATTTCGGGTAATCGGGtacaaaaaaaccctaacccGGATGATATCCGATTTTTTCGGATATTTAtaggttctgaaattttagacccgaaccgatccgaacccgataagacccgaaccgaacccgaactgATATTTTCTGTTTACACTATTGGATCCTAAACTCCTCTACccgaaaaacccgaacccgatcggttcttacccgaacccgacccgagtaCCCGAATACCCAGGGCTACGATCAGCATTAGTTTTTTATACAAACAATTTGAGAACATCCTCAAAATTGAATTTGATTCCATTACTTAAACCATAGTGAATTGACGGCAACAATTATAAagttctattttctaatttgCCATTTATTTGATTCACAATAATATATCAATGTTCAAAATCACGATCGTTGATAATTGTAGCCCACTTTCGATATCACCATTAAACACTAGAAAGATGTACGTGGAATAAAACTGGACTTttcattttcaaacaaaattggACTAACCAACTTACGTACCTATGTAAATGTTACATCATAAACAATTTGTGGTACttgtaaaacatttatttttttcgttatCGGCGAACTTGAAAGACTTTAAAACAAATTCGATAGTTTTGTCCCAAACTTGATAAACTCCAAAATATAGAGTTTTGTCGATTCACCATGacacaaataatcaaatataaaccAGTTTGGACACAAACAAATCATACAGAATATTTACTTTTAGAAGAATATTGACCCCAAAATGAAAAGGCGCATAAAAAACCCAAATAATGTCATAGTGTCTAaacacaaataaagaaaatacacGTGGCAACCAATGATAGGCTAAACACCCACCCTCTCCACCGACGCAAGCTACCACCACCGCTAGTTTCACTCTGACGGCTACTCTTCTTCTCACCACCACCGTCTCCATTCGGATTCCCACCGTACAAATGCTGTATCCCCTCTATATCATCCTTAGCTAACTCCACTTTCCGATCACCACCAGAAATCGCCGGGAACATAATCGCATCTTCCACCGACGAGTGACCCAACCCTAGCAAATGTCCGATCTCATGAACAACCACCGATTCAAGATCCACCACCGACGTCACCGGCAATATCCGACGGCTGATTCCACCGTCAGAGATCAACCAATCCTCGTCACTGTCTAAATGCAACATCCCCGTAGGAGGAGACGAAGCGTGAGCCAACGTCCCCATCGCTCCATCAAACGGCTCACCATCTCCATGTTCACCGGAAAAGAACCCGATCACTATATCAGCTCCGACGAGTGACTCGGAGCGCGTGAAATTAAACGGCGTCACCTCCGACCAGCGCGTGAAGGCGCGTGCGAACACGCGTTTAACCTCGTCCGTCAGATTGTTCTGCGGCACAAACGCGTAAGTCAGATCTCGTTTCCGTTTCGGCCACCGCGGCTTCCCGGGAAAAAACGAGTACCGCTCCGTCGTACGAAGCTTTCTTCCGCCGTTCATCTCCGAAACACCGTCGATCATGTCCGGATTCCCGCATCGTGGTTTGACGATCTGCCGGAGAGTCGAGGAATCGAGTTTTCCGGTGACTTTGAGATTAAAATTTTTCTGGTACGTGTCGATCGCTGATTGGAGCACGTCGTCGAAATCGTCGGTGCAGTTATCGACGGCGGCGGCGGAGATGTAACCGAAACGGTGGAAGTATCGTTTGAGTTTGGAGAGACCGTCGATTTTTTCACCGATGTGACAACCGGCGAGTTTTGAGAACGTTTCCCACGCGTTTTGCGTTGCGTTTAGGAATTGTAACGGTGGGATTGAAGAGACGTTTGTGTAGAATTTGGCTGAGATTGGAGTcactgtgaagaagaagaagaagaagaagcttgttaAGATCGTTACTAGTAGAAGAAATCTCATTCTTGTATtttttgggaagaaaaaaacagattaaaacaaaacaaaaaaaaaaaaaagagaagctaaagaaaaaaaatggaggatGAAGAGTTGGAAACGACGTCGTCTGTGTTATAAAAGCTTCTGTTGTTTGCTTCATTTTCCACACGGTGTCTAAATGCTACGTGACATGTTTTTTCTGAAAATACTATAAAGTCAAAATAATACTATAGAAAACAGACCAAACACAATCATACTTTTCAGTTTTTCCCAATAATTCTATTTTGCATTAAAAATTTTGAGTATcatttcagtttcagtttttcCTACGTGATTGAAAGGAACTTCTTCTCTAGAAATTGTTATAGATTGGAAAGAGCATAATTTTTCATCAATGAGCACATGAAATATGTCATATTGACAAATATAAATCCGTACCtcagcaaaatatataatccgtACTTCAAAACTAGTGATGTTAAAACGGGCTAACAGTCCGCGGGCCTTAACGGGCTGTATATGAAAATTTCGGCCTATTATCCGTTTATCAACATTATCAAAATAAACGGGTTTAAACGGGCTAACCCGTTTAGATCCGCTGTCTTAGCGGGTTTGATCAAAATTAAATGGGCTACCCgtttattatttcttatggaATTTTTCCTCAAAACGTTGTAGTTTCACTGTacggtttttgttttctctatcttGTCGTTGGTTCCTCCTCCAAGCCTCCCAAGAGATTTTTAACGCCACCTCCGTCATCACCTCCGGCGAATATTTCGTCATCACCTCCGTCATCACCTCCGTCACAGATTCCACAGATTTAGAGgtctctctctaatctctaaTCCCTCAATTCGATTTGCTTTGTGGGTTTTGGTGTGGTCTTGTTCTGTGTTGTTATATGATTCATTTGGCTTTGTGGGTTATGTTAGAGAAGTACCCCACATATGAAATTGAACATTTGTACTTGTTTCTCGTATTTGCAGATCATATCAGAGAAGAATCGCCGTAAGATCTCCAAGTACCTCTTCAAAGGTACGAACTTGTTTTGAGCTTATGAATCTAGTGGTCTTCTTAGTAAATGTGTTTATGCATAGAAATACAAtagcattgattgattgagTGGTTGACTGATCCGGTTCTTAGTAAAGATTTGAGTTGTATAATCATCTTTCTCATATAGCATTGTTTCTGAAATTTGCATTGCTTAACATCATAAACATGTAATTCAGGTGCTTGAAGCTGAGCATGTACTTCAGAAGAATGTTCAAGATCAGGAGATTCTATCGTGCATTGAATATGTTGCTTCTGGTGTGgtcttgttctgttttcttttggcttcgtcttcctcttcgtAAGATTCAGTGAGAAGTAGTAGTGTCATAGGGTTTTAGGAATTGTATTATTTGAGGCTTTAAGATGAGAATTTGGTTTATTATACTCTTTCTAGTAGTACTAGTGGATGATGATCCGAATTGGTTTGTTTGGTACTAGtgggttttgttctgttttgttgtaTTATACAAGTATGAATTCGTATTTcgtttttttgatatataatgtTTTCGTTTCTGTTTTCCTTTGTTGTTCTCTCGTTACAATCTCTAGTAAAAAAGCAAtcttaagtaaaaaataaataaaaatccatCTAAACGGGTCTAAACGGGCCAGATAAATGGGCAGGGTCTAAACGGGTACAAGGTCTAAACGGGCAGGATATAAACGGGTAGGGTATAAACGGGTCCAAAATGGGCAGGACTTAAATGGGCAGGGTCTAAATGGGCAGGGTAGTCTCATTTTAACATCCCTattcaaaactataaatttGTGACTCCATGTAATTTGACGGATCGGTTGATCTTTATTATAATACGATGTTTTAgagatattttaaaacttaaaatataatatttaatattttatgacTAAATTATTCTGAAATCATTTATATTATTGGTTGAATCAAATCTTTCTATGCTAATAGCCTAATACATTGatgctgttgacaaaaaaaaaatattaaattctttttttaatatatataattaagtgtGATATTAGAAGATGACTACAGAATAGAACTTAATTAAGAAACTAACTTTGGTGAAAAAAAACTGAGTAACTATTTTTTGAGAAgtggaaaaatcaaaactgtcctcaaataaaagacaaaaaatacaacaacatattgttatttgttacaaaaatatcaaaaatatatcatttaacaaaaataacatgtcatatgaaaagaaaagatatatcATTTGGAGAAGATATATCATTTGGAGAAAAAAACACGTGATTTTGATAAATAATGTGTAATACGAGAAAGTAGCAAGTTAACGAGAGATAACTTTTGATATCACATTTAACTTTAGAAACTAAAgtagtatataaaaaatgatggacattaaaatacaaaaaaaatagatgaaggagattccaaaaaaaaaatgaaatccgATGAATTACATTTTAGAAAAGGAATTATCATTGAatgatatatttgtaattatcattaaacaaagagaatgctagagtgatttttttttgttaacaaaagaTTAATTCTAACAAGTCAATTGGATGAgaaattgtttacatataaaatataatgcGGAGAAGTACGTGTTTGGCATACCAAAAAATCTGtatttacatttgcatttctagaaattaaatataagaaaaaaaaatcttcctaGTTAAGCTTGATGTCGTCGAGGTGCACGGAGAAAACTGATCAgttcaaaagagaaaacatcatCTTTGCTAAGTCTGAGCAGTTTGTATAGAAAGTCACATTTCTATATTCACGAAGTCTGCTGATTCATAGtcattttgtttattcttttctaAATACGTAGTAATTTACTACATATACTCTATAATTAATATGTGCCTTTAACTAAGcatcttatatttaaaaacaaaaaaaaaactagatagtAACTCATGCTACAGGcaaaattgtttataatttaatttaaaattttgtcataataaaacttttatttattttttaatttctatataatcCTCTTTGTTATAACTTATGTAGTTAATTATGTAgctaatatttcaattatttacCGGTTTTGGTCGtatgtataatttatataataaaccgAACTTGACCAAAGACTCGTatgttaaatttaataatttccCCTCCCGACACACACACTCAGTTTAGCTTcgtatctataatatttttctgcTATATAACAGTGCTATAGAACATCTATCATTTGGATTTGTTTAGAAtccttttcatttatttaattatgtttacaACACTATTATGTCAATACgactataataaaataataaataacagtaaaataattttttaaaataactgcAATGTGAATAGTCAAATATATTATgctacatttaaaaaaaaaacaaaatgaaagatTAAGCTAAGATAGATAAAGATAATGATGAATCAAATGTTgtggaaaatttttttgaagacGACATTCCTTGTTTTCCTTTACGTTTTTTCTTTGGGATCAGTTATTAGAACTTTCAAACCAGACTTAGGGACCGACGTATTATTTCCCCCTCAGAACTATTGTATCGTATTAGTTCCCCATCGATTTTTGACTTCTTACCAGTTTTCTTTCGGATTTATATCCTCCGTCTATTTCTCCCTGAATCCATACTTCTCTGCCTATTTCCCCATCTAACTGGGTTTACACAGTTTTAGGATTAAACCCGATAGAAACCTATGTTAAACCGGTATAAAACCAATTTATAACCCGGGTAATATATCCAACTCGACccgacttcttcttctatttttctctctttttattttattattgcatCATGCCATCATCATAGGTGTCGTTCTCCTAGCCATTACTCACAAAGTAAAAGACttaaacaataattatttttgtaaaatataacaCGTATGCTATtactaaattataattattttctattgaTCTGAGAAGATCAGAAATGAAAATCAAATCTCATCTTTAGCGATGAGGAGACGAGCCGGTGGTGATGATAACGAGTTTGCGAACCAGATGGCGGTgaatggtgatgatgagatcCAATAAACTAGACGGTGGTGACAATTATGAAATCTGCTGGTGATGATGAGATCCGGTGATCGAGAGATCCGAGACAGTGACGAAGATGACGAGATCTGGTGGTAACGATGAGGAGatgagacgaagaagatgagacgaagaagatgatactGCATAtgagatggtggtgatgatgagatcCAGTAACGACGAAGGTTTGCTCGGTGGTTAGAAACAAATAAGCAAGAAACAATTACATGATGATACGGTTTGCTTGGTGGTGAGTTCCACATTGATTGATCACTGGTAAATTATTCAGTCGCCTTGTTTGGAACAATTACCCACAGTTCCTATCACTATTTCTTCAAGATTTGTCAATCTCAAACATGTAATTTTCAGTTCataatttaaattgaaaataagTTGGAAATTTTGATTCGA from Camelina sativa cultivar DH55 chromosome 7, Cs, whole genome shotgun sequence includes the following:
- the LOC104700752 gene encoding metalloendoproteinase 5-MMP → MRFLLLVTILTSFFFFFFFTVTPISAKFYTNVSSIPPLQFLNATQNAWETFSKLAGCHIGEKIDGLSKLKRYFHRFGYISAAAVDNCTDDFDDVLQSAIDTYQKNFNLKVTGKLDSSTLRQIVKPRCGNPDMIDGVSEMNGGRKLRTTERYSFFPGKPRWPKRKRDLTYAFVPQNNLTDEVKRVFARAFTRWSEVTPFNFTRSESLVGADIVIGFFSGEHGDGEPFDGAMGTLAHASSPPTGMLHLDSDEDWLISDGGISRRILPVTSVVDLESVVVHEIGHLLGLGHSSVEDAIMFPAISGGDRKVELAKDDIEGIQHLYGGNPNGDGGGEKKSSRQSETSGGGSLRRWRGWVFSLSLVATCIFFICV